GAAGGTGGTGTAGCGCCTCAGCTTGTTGTCGATGAACTCCATCTTGATCTTGACTCTGCCCCTGGTCTTCTTTCCGGGTTTGACTCCCGGTACCCCGGGGCTGAGCCCACCGTAACCCCCGGCCATCAGGCCTCCGGAGGAAGAGGACTGACGCTCGGGGTCCCTGTTGCTCCTCACCCGCTTCACGCCCCTCCTGTCCCCGCCAGAGCCCACCGTGTCCTCGTCATCCCCGGAGTCCGAGTCCTGGTCGGAGCCGCTGTAGACCACCTCGGTGCTGAACTCCCGGTCCTCGAACTGGCCTCCGTCCGCCTCGGAGTTCATCGGTCCCGGTCCGGATCCGGTTCTGGTGCCCATACCCGCCCCGTTCCCCCCGCAgcgcccctcccctccaccccggACCTGCCCGGAAGCTTCCTCCTCTCAGCGGTGAGAGCAGCAGCTCCGCCCCGCCGCCCGGATGTCCCAATCCGGGCAAACTCGGCTCTGTGCGCCGCTGCCTCAGCGGCTAACGGAGCTAAGTGGCTAACAGCTAACCGTTACTTTAGCAACAAGTCCAGCCGAGTGTCCCTCATCGAAGACGACGGATCATCCACGTAGAATTGGagaaatgttttcaataaaCTGACTGAATTCAACCAGAAATAGGACAAAAAGTTACAAAGTTATGTTTCTCCGGGAATCCGCGACACCCGCCCCCCTTAGATCACTCCGCGCCACATAAGGAAATGACGGGTAACACCCACAGGTATCCGTCCGCGAGAAAAAATAGGGATTCACTTTGGGCTTATTATCCCCGTGTTCCTGCTTTAAAACATCAACCATTTTACCAGAAACGACACGCTAACGGATTCCGTGCCGTGTTTCATAGGAACGGTGACAAGTTAACGCAGGTTGTGCGCAGTGATACCAAGGCCGACGTGTTTGTATGACATGTGGAGGGACTACTTTTCTCCTTTTATGGTGCAGCCTCTTCCTCATATGGTCAACGACTTCCGGCTAAGCGACCGAAAACAcgtggagagaagaagaaactacgGAAACCCGTTTGTTGCCGGGACCTTTTTAATATCTACAGtagaacataaaataataataataataatgaaaagaagTTTAACGAAGTCGAAATTATGAGGCATGAAGGAGCAAAAACAGTtcaataaaatagaatagaatagaagtagcttgtatacaaacatacacagacatcaacataatataataatgtactAACATGCATGTTCgtgcaaaaaaatacaagaaatacGGCTGTGcagagtgaaaaataaaaccgcAGGAACAACATGAGTGCAAAAAAGTCTGTCTGAGTGGTAGTGGTTCAGTTAaccagacatttttaaaagggaaCATTACACTGTGGCGTTGGACAGTCTGATggacctcctgaacctctcagtcctgCAGCGTAGTGAGAGAAATCTCCCACTGATTCTGCTTCTCTGCCCGTCGAGGATGTCATGAAGGGGGGTCCCAGGTGTTGTCCAGGATGGACTGCATTTTGTTGCAAGTGTGTCTCTCAACACCAGTCCCCAGTGAGTCCAGACTTCTGCCAATCAGATCAAAGACCAAGGCTTCTTAACCAGTCTGTCCAGTCTTTTAGAGTTCCCACAGGAGAGCATTGGCAACCAGCGCCAGGTCAAGACCATAAAACCAAGTCTGAACCATGGAACCCCGGTCTAACCCTAGAACCAGGTCTTATCCcaagattttattttgacgACCAACAGAAAACAAGCTGATCAATGGATCGTGCAGATTAATCAATGAAGTCAACGGAACGCATGAATGGAataaacaaagcaaataaacaaccCCGCCCCCAGTAGCTGTGGGGTCAGAGGTGAGACAGCCGATGGTTATCCGTCTGAAACAGGATTTGTAAACACACCTGATGACctgagatcagctgatcagaccTGGCAGCTCCCTCCTGAGCTAAGCTAGCAAAGTTCATCCAAGGTCAAACTCATTCAACACGGATGTATAGAGCAGAGATATACTGGTTTACACTTCCACCGTATTTAACTACGCAGTAAAGCGCGCTTCAAAAGGAAATTAAGAGAAGCAGTGATTAGGAAATTCTCAGTGTGTAGAATATaaaattttttgttgtttgcattttcatttgatctcagatcatttttgtttgatttagttgtgttttagttGCAATGAGTGTATTatattaagttttaagtttgaaATATGAATACTTGGCCTCTAGTAGGAATAACCTTCACTGCTGTGAGGGCGAATGGGGATCcatgataaacaaataaataaataaattcaacatgGATCAAAACTAATCATGAATGAGAATCACTGATCGGACCAGTCAGAGGTCACTGAGCTCGGTTATCAATCAACTCATTAATAACAGCTggaataaataatcatttaaactttttaacGAAGAACTGgagatgtttaaaataaaatgtacagacacaaaacaaacgaGAGctaggaaataaaataaaatgaaaaatattacaTAACACAGCACACTCTGACTTGAAAAAGATATTGAGAGTCAATGTGTGGTACATAACAATCCCATTTCTCCAAAAGCCGCAGGGTAAAGGTAATTTTCTCCATCACACAGATAGTTCCCAAtatcctttttcctttttcagtaGCTACCATGAAACTCTTTAAGATGCTGAGGCCTTCTGGAATTTTTGACAGATGCAGGGAAGTGAATGCGTTACATTCGACGTCTCAGCAATTAGTTTCCCCACATCTCTCtagaaagataaaatatgtgggcaagaccaaaaaaacacaaccttgGACTTCTGGTTGGGTATAACAAAAATCAGACCAGGTTCTTCCAACGGAAAtcaagacaaagaggaagacgGAGAAGTTGCGGTAACTTCTGACAGTGACTCTCTGCAGGTACCAGACTCGATCTGATCAATAAACTCAGCAGGGAACCACCGatcaatcagccaatcagagctgtgccgacctctgacccctccctGCTGTCTGCTGCTTCCACGCCAGTTCAGCTGAACCAGGATCAGCTTCTATATTTAACCCAGATTAGAAGCGGAGAGACGTTTCTTCAGAGCAGAGAGCACGGCTACTACATACAACGCACAATACACAACATACAACATGTCGTTCAGCGGCGCCGCCGGACGTGCCCTCCCCTGGAGGAACCACAGCTTCATcctgggaggaggaagagacccTCCTCTGTCTGACCAGGGAGAAACCATCATCGGAGtctatctgctgctgctgggtcaGTACACAATATAAACAACACTATAAACAACACTACTTACACACTAGATACACACAGGATACACAGACTCTGTGCACTGCAGTTACTGTTACTCCAGATGGAAACTTCTCAtggattttgttgtttttctgcctgaTGTGATAACATGGACACACACGGTGCTGCTTAAAGGTTTTTATTCCTTCTCAAGGACTCAAACATCAGATGATTTTTACAGAAATCCTAGAACcacacaaagaacaaacaaatcaacCAGAAATGTTACGcgtttgtatgtgtttattcAAGTTTTGTTCGTATCTCCttgaaactaaatgtttgtggtaactgctgatcagtggtCTACAAcagtttcctctcatcaactgatgctacaacatttctactggatgaaggtcaggacattgacttgttcctaaacatttatctggttcttctggagaaccactggtgttcttgggctccttgtcttcctccatgacccagtttctcttcacattcagctcatggactcatgtcctgacattttcttcttttcagagttcactggtagaattcacagttcattggtccatcaatgatgagcagatgcagtagaacaggcccaaaccacgacattagcgcccccatgttttatggagggatgaggttctgatgctggaatgcagtgttggttcatctccaaacatttaacccaaactattctactctggtctcatctgtccactaaacattgtccagatgttctttgtggacagagagcagtgtctttggttgttgagtggattcatcaacattaacatcagccaatgtgagagaggcctttagctgcttagaagttcccctgggttcctctggttcctctcccactatgatggagggatgtttgttggtggaccactcctgtggaggggaacagtcgtcttcagtctgtctgactctctgtggattatttgtggcttccagactctttagagatggttgtggaaccttttccagcctgatgagcaacaacaactctttttatctgagctcctcacaaagctcctttgatctatTCTCATCATTCAAGTCATCGGTCCCatcacattgatggaaacacttctgaaaaCACGGACTCTGGTTTAACCTtaaaattaacttgtaatcctagaGATGCACCTCACATATATGTAATATTGTCTCGTTTTCAGAATAAACAACCGTATAATActtctttttcatgtgtttaattGGGTTCTCTAtatctactttcaggacttatgaagaaatgtagaaaattctgaaggagGTTAATATTTAGAAGCAGCCTGTTCAGATTCAGACTTTCACTGGTCTCTGGTTCCTTCAGGATAAAAGTTCAGACTTGCCTTTGTTCTCTACATGAACCCCTGTGTTGTGCTGCAGGCTGGTTGTCCTGGTTTGGAAACAGCATCGTCCTCTTCGTCCTTTACCGCCAGAGAGCCTCGCTGCAGCCCACCGACTACCTGACCTTCAACCTGGCCGTCTCCGACGCCAGCATCTCTGTGTTCGGCTACTCCAGAGGAATTATCGAGATTTTCAATGTCTTCCAGGACAGTGGCTACCTCATCTCGTCCATCTGGACCTGCCAGGTACGGAAACTGAGACTCACCTGAGCTTCATCTTTGAGACTCACCTAGGACTCATTTGGAACTCACCTGGGACTCACCTGAGACTCACATAGGACTAATTTGAGATTCTCCAGAGACCCATTCGAGACTCTCCTGAGACTTGCCAGAGACTCATTTGAGACTCATCTAGGACTTACTTGAGATTCATCTAGGACTCATTTGAGACTCCCCTGAGACTTGCCTGAGACTCATTTGAAATTCTCCCGAAACTCATTTAGGACTCACCCGAGACTCAGTTGAGACTCTGCTGAGACTAACTTGAGACTAACTGAGGAGTGTCTCAGATGATCAGAAACTCCATCTTCTGATGTCTGTGACTCATTTATGCTGTGTCTCCTGTAGGTGGACGGTTTCTTTACGCTGGTGTTTGGTCTGAGCAGCATCAACACTCTGACAGTGATCAGCGTCACGCGCTACATCAAAGGCTGTCACCCAAGCAAAGGTTTCCGTCTGAACTCCATTAACAGGCTTGTAATGACCAGGTGTTCCTCGGGTCTTCCTCTAAACATGAACGTTTATGTTGCAGCGCGTCACATCAACCGGACCAGTGTGTTCGTGTGTCTGCTGCTTATCTGGATCACGGCCGGATTTTGGTCTGGAGCTCCGTTATTTGGCTGGGGCGGCTACAAAGGCAGGACGCCATGAAATTAAGTTCTGTTGACGGTGGTGTGTTCGCTGACCTCTGAAACCTGACCTGTGGTTCTCTGCAGATCGAGGATACGGCACCTGTGAGATTGACTGGACTAAAGCCAACTACTCGAGCGTTTACAGGTCCTACATCATCTgcatcttcatcttctgcttCTTCGTGCCGGTGCTCATCATGCTCTTCTGCTACGTGTCCATCATCAAGACAGTGAAGAGAGGCAACGCTCTGTCGTCAGAGGGCGACCTGACCGACCGCCAGAGGAAGATCGAGAGAGACGTGACCATTGTGAGTGTTCGAGACCACATGTTCTTCCAGTGAGGAGCTTCAGCGGCATGTAACGCCTGGACAGTGTTAGTGTCAGTGACCAGTGTGAATGAAGATCGACATTTATGAGTTAGTTGTACCCACAGTTTGGGCTTCTGCTTTAGGTCATAATATCAAAGCTGACGTgtacctccccagaaatgtgacATAAGAGCTTTTAATtggtttcctctttagtattaacggctgcttctccatttccacaattttcaaactgattgttttggatcaataaagaactggtaactgaggaggttttggAGGTACAAACATATGTACGACTCGTGTTCAGTGAAATTTCAGCAAACAAGAGTCACTCGCCATAatttaaagtgaagcaggaagtagaaacaaaaatgaacccaactgacaacaaaagacacggtgccaactagtgtttgggggGAGCTGAGACAGACTGACAAGtacaaatgttttccagttttACTATAAAAGAGCCTTTAGTCTTCAGATGAAAATTTTTATTAGtcttagtcacattttagttatttttagcTTCCATAGTGTCAGTTGAAGTTTTCGTCAACTTTTAGTCAAACAGCATTAATTCTATACGTTGCCTTTAGACAAAATATTAAGCTGAATTTTTCTAACTTTATAAAGCTTCCATCTGTAGCATCCAGGCAACAGCCTGTATCTACACTGCTCTCTTAGCACTTGTTCATTTCCACATATCTCTTTCCattgttggaaaaaaagaaaaaagaaaagctgccattacagtaatgatgtCACatcgctgctgttggctgcaggttggggggtTGAGGTGAAAATTAAGTTAatcatgaaggtcttccagacaaaagcacaacttcccagtgttcagccacacttggaattttgtgagttacggtaattctgAAGGGTTAAATAATATTCTAGTCACGTCTCATTAACATTTCCGTATACTTTTTACCATCAGAAGTTAGTTTTAGTTGGCCTTTGTCTCCGACATTAACTCTGATTTGTGTCCTCCAGGTTTCCATAGTGATCTGCACGGCCTTCATCCTGGCCTGGTCTCCGTACGCTGTCGTGTCCATGTGGTCGGCCTTCGGCTTCCATGTCCCCAACCTCACCAGCATCTTCACCCGCCTCTTCGCCAAGTCGGCCAGTTTCTACAACCCCCTCATCTACTTCGGCCTAAGCTCCAAGTTCCGCAAAGACGTCTCCATCCTGCTGCCCTGCGCCCGCGACACCAAAGACACCGTCAAGCTAAAGCGCTTCAAGCCGAAGGCCGACGCCCACGGCCGCCCCGCTGCTGCCGGAGGCAAACTCAAAGTTCCTCCGAACCGGCCTGAGAAGAAGTACCAGCCCTACCCGGCCCCTAGTCCAGACGGCGCCGTGGGCAGCCCACCCTGCACGCCTCCACCCGCTAATAAGGAGGTGTTCTACATCGAAGTGCCCCGCCCCTCCGAGACTGGCTCCGAGTTTGAATGTGAAAGACTGTGACGGGTCCAGGTCACCCGGAGGACGTCCCGAAGCGCCACCGACCGATGAAACTCATCAACTCAACGAATCCAATGACGTCTGCGATCAGAACGACGCCCAgagtcaaagaagaagaagaatcaatAGTAGAACGGTTTCTGTTCAGTAGATTTGACAAACTTCTCCTTTGACTGAAGACACTGAGCAGCTCGTCTGTCCCCCCATCAAAATCCATCCACCTGTAAAGAGTTCTCATAGCTGCTGGGTCCAGGAACGTTTTGAAGTAACTGAGAACCGTGGGTCTCAGGTTCAGACGTCACATTAACATCAGATCGTTCCgtcttttaattttacatttatttatttttacatttatttattcaaattaaaaagtgtcagcagcagcgccaccttGTGGTCAGAAGAATATTGTATCAgatgctgtctctgatggatctctacctaccactggaccagaaccaggaacatgATGGTTgttgacttggagacatgatccaaaTTTAGGAACACGATGTAAATTCTCACATTAagttcttcttcattttatttatttatttatttatttttatctccgtCCTAACGTCCTGATCTGAGACGAAGCTCAGATTAGAAATGAACCCTGGAAGATTCCAGACTGAGGTAGTGGTCTGAGATCGGATCTGGACTCTAACCTCTGACCCATCATCTGAACAGAACTCTCAAGACAGAGGTTAATGTGACGTCCGAACGAGGCCTTggagatgcttttttttttttattcgtccATCCTTTGGTTAAATTCATTTGCACTGTTCTCAAACTGAGAAGTAAAACCAGCcagtctttctgtctctgctcttcTAGACGGACGATGTCCAACAGGACTGAGACTCAGAGCTCCCTGGTGGACAGGTGGAGAATAGCAGGATGGAAATACTAAACCAaactgagatgttttttttttttttttaaattgcgagactgtttttatttgtattatattatattttacatttaaaatgattcatgtttattttgttgatcAGGATCTGGTTTGACTTTTAAGTGCTGAGATTTCTGCAGCTCAAAGTGTTGATATCGAGCCCATGGTCGCCATGTCAGCGTAtgataaacacaaaataaaactttagaCTGAACGATGAGTCCGAGCAATGTGTTCCTAATAATGTGGCGTAACAGCACCGACATAGAGGAGCCCTGAGGAACCACCTCTCAGCAACTCAACAATCCtcatggctctgattggttggagttTGCTTAGGTcgcatgtttttattgtttgttgtttttgttgcctACAATTTAAACCACGCCCACTTTACCTGCGGACTCCCTCAGATTCACATCGTGTTTGTGATCAGGTAGGTAGTCAAGTCCTCAGTCACTTTACAGTtacaacatttttattaataacagGAACAAAAAATGTGGACAAGGATAAAAAATCACCTGGAATCTAATTCCAACAAGAGCCGAATGAACATAAAGTTCAACTCCGCTGTATAGATCTGCTCTTGCTCTTCATTTTTCAAAGTTTTATATCCTAACGTCCAATTTATGTTGTCTTTTTtacgcttttatttattttattattttttttacgctcatttaagttctgtgtttttgtactaAGCGAACAAAGcgaccggagtcaaattccttatATGTGTATTTGGCCAATAAAGGTGATTGTGATCATTTGAGGCTGAGAGCAACTTCATGAGGCCGACAAGAGCCGAATGAAGCCGAGGATAGACGAATGTACCCGACAACAGCCGAGTGAAGACGAACGGATCCGAGTCAGATTCCTCCAGTCCTCTCCGCCAGCATCCGTCCCCGGTCGGAGGAGGATGACTCCGCCGCTCTCCGCTCTCTGACGCCCCCGTGAACGAACCGGAATCTGGAACAGAAACTGGACAGAACCGGACTCCGTCCTCAGGTGAGTCCGGTCGATCCGTTATGGCGCCCATCGGCCTCGAGCTGATGCGTTATCGACCATCGATCAGTGATCGATCGGAGACCGGCGCTGACGTCATCATGTGACAGTTCGGGCGATCGATCGATGAAgcgtgtctctctctctctccctctctctctctcacacacacacacacacacacacacacacacacagtacatatgTTACTGCATTACGTCATCTCTGCACAGTGTGATGGAGCAGCGCGCGAGTGGGTGCTTGAGAGTGAATGTGGGTGTCAGTGATGTCATTACCTGTGGAATGTGACGTCACATGTCCACGTAACCGGTCTGTGAGGGTTCGTTCAGGCCAAAGAcatttttctcttgttgtgGTTCTAGTAAGTCTGTCAAAGGTAACGTGTTAACGCAGATTAATCcgtcatcatgattaatctgaaaaaaaaaacaaaaaaaaaaacaagacggaacataaagtatcatcacactctgcaggaaggagttttcttttcaccaagCAAACGTTAGTTGGGGATTCTGGTAGCACTTTGCCTAACGCATCGCcagcttgagacaaaccaagacaaagacaaactggcGATGCTGACTTGTAAATATGTGTCCGCTCCTTCAGTTTTAGCAACATTATAAATAAGAAGTGGTCAGCTCTCTTCAACAACGTCAACAAGTAAGTTTGTCTTAGTACCAACAGGGACACGTTAATGTGGACACGTGCTggtttaaaaaagacacaaatagctgtttcaagttgttttgttaaaACTGTTGAAGAAATGTGTTAAGTGCAGATATATCCCCCTATTTCTTAAACCTGTTttctcatgcaaaatgaaacacgaTTTATAGAGATTAAagatgaatgatatttaattgtagCTGGGATAGGCTGATAGTTAATCGAGATTAGtcaaaattaatccacagcagccctgtgattaatctcaaccctgtgattaatctcaaccctgtgattaatctgctgattttgtttcatctctttAACTTTTATTAACCAGCAAGTTACATGGCGTAAAAGAACCAGAACAACAATAAGTCTCCCAACTAACtcagagctactgttagcctcccagctaacagtagctcctcctagcatcCCAGGTGTTGGAGCAGCTGCTATGTGATTACCATGCCTTCCTCTCCGTTTGTTTCCTAGCAACAGTAACCGTGGAGAGTAACCATGTATCCAGCCTGAGAGGCTGCGTTACCATAGCGATGCAATGTGAGGCCGCACTGCTCACGctcagtgtgaacacacacacacacacacacaatctacatgtatatacagtcaatggcgAGGACCGATGATCACAGCAGCTCCTGGTGGACGCCAGAGGAACTGCATCATGACGTCAACTTCAATTTAGATCCACGTGTCCGAACTAATGGGTCTCGGGATGTTTTCTGGGATAAAATCTAAGATTAGTTTCAAACCTTCAGTTAATTCACATTGGCTCAGCCTCTGTCTTCATCTACAGCGAGTCTCTGGTTTTCTATGTCTCGGTATGGAagtctggttgcctaggtaacccttaCTGAACATGTCTTGTGAGTGGGTTGAGCTAGCTGCTCTTCTTACATCTGGGGTTCACGCAAGACTCGAAGCTGCTATCTTTCTGGAggatttggtggtaggaaccaaaatggtCGACGGTGTTTCCTTCAGTTAAACGTTCGGTCCCATTGGTCCAGATGAGTTCAGTTCGGTACAGCCCACTTCACTTCTTAATGGCCTCTGAGGACGAACCTCTGATTTCTGTGCAGGTGAGCCATGCCGTTGGTGAAGCGGATCATTGAGCCCCGGTACCTGTGTCGAGGAGCTCTGCCTGATGGCGTCGCCAGTGAGCTGGAGTGTGTCACCAACAGCACCCTGGCTGCAGTCATCAAACAGCTGGGCGGACTCAGTGAGTGGTTATCATTGTAACCCTGGCTGCACTGATGAACTGACAGAATCATAAACAGAATCAAAGAAGTGGGAAAAGCCACTCTGTGAACATTTCTGActgaaatttacaaaaaatacatCAGAGTCAGCTCAGGTCGTTCCCTCCTGGTCACTAGACAGATGTTGCACCACAGTGTGTCTTTGTCCTGGTTCGGTGTTGACAGCGTTTGCTGTCGTGCAGGTCGTCACGCCGAGGACATCTTTGGGGAGTTATTTACGGAGGCCAACAGCTTCTACCTGAGGATGAGTAGCCTGCAGGAGAGGGTGGATCTTCTGGCGGTGAAGGtcacacagctggactccaccGTAGAGGAAGGTGGATAACACTTCATGGCCACGTGGTTTAACCCTTCGTGGGGCGAGGAACCATATTTAGTCACTTCAGCaaattttaaattgcatccctggttttcattcagccaaatgagagaaaatcaaggaaacattctcaggtctaatcagggtctaatgtggtctacgaggtccacctctgcatgaactctgagcacaactgattcattaggaaccatgaagaagaagaagtgtcctaatgttgtctaatgtgataatgttgacaagtcTCTGATGTTCTAATTCTCTAAAcccatgtttacattagtttacaGCTTAAGGTCAGGGAACTATATTTAGCaaattcattcatcttgattttctccattaaaaaaaaaaaaaagttaaaaagtctTCTAACATCCTGTGATAACACTCTAgagttgaaatttagaatttccaagtatttcaatgagtgctctataaagggttaaactatGTGATTAAGTCTTAATTTGGACCTCCCGCCGTCCTGAGAACTAAACCAAACCTGCTGTTGTCCTTTCTAGTGTCCCTGCAGGACATCAACATGCGGAAAGCGTTCAGGAGCAGTACCATCCAGGACCAGCAGGTGGTGTCACGGAGCTCCATCCTTAACCCAGTACTGGAGATGTACCATCGCTGTGACAAACCACCTCCGCTCAACATACTGACGCCCTACAGGTCAGTGTCCAATCTCAAGGGGCAAATCTGGGGTCAGAGCTTCAGGGGTCCACTCATGTAAAACTATCAATGACACAAAGCTactatttggtttaaaaaataaagaaattgcaattaaatgagaaaaacagtAAGTGTAAAACGAACTTAAACATATGAAGGTCAATGAAGACAGGCAACACTGCCagagagacaacagagacaGCTTGAGTTCCCCTAAAAATGTGCTAGACACACCTGTGGCTAACACGCTAACATGCCAGCATCCCTGTGAACCTCCGACTCTCCTCTGTCTGCAGGGACGACAAGAAGGACGGCCTGAAGTTCTACACCGACCCGTCGTACTTCTTCCACCTGTGGAAGGAGAAGATGCTGCAGGCCACCGAGAACAAACGCAAAGAGAAGAGACGACAGAAGGTTCGTCAGCGAGTCCATCCATTCACTTATCTATTCATCAACTCAACTCATCCTGATCCTCCTCGTTTGTTTCCAGGAGCAGAAGAACGTGGAGGAGTCTTCAGGACGGGAGGTGAAGAAGGTAAGTTTGGACTGAACTGATCCAGAACTTCGTTTTATCTGGAGAGTCTGGTCCACTGGAGGTTCTCTAGGAGC
The nucleotide sequence above comes from Mugil cephalus isolate CIBA_MC_2020 chromosome 2, CIBA_Mcephalus_1.1, whole genome shotgun sequence. Encoded proteins:
- the LOC125004797 gene encoding opsin-5-like isoform X1 encodes the protein MSFSGAAGRALPWRNHSFILGGGRDPPLSDQGETIIGVYLLLLGWLSWFGNSIVLFVLYRQRASLQPTDYLTFNLAVSDASISVFGYSRGIIEIFNVFQDSGYLISSIWTCQVDGFFTLVFGLSSINTLTVISVTRYIKGCHPSKGFRLNSINRLVMTRCSSGLPLNMNVYVAARHINRTSVFVCLLLIWITAGFWSGAPLFGWGGYKDRGYGTCEIDWTKANYSSVYRSYIICIFIFCFFVPVLIMLFCYVSIIKTVKRGNALSSEGDLTDRQRKIERDVTIVSIVICTAFILAWSPYAVVSMWSAFGFHVPNLTSIFTRLFAKSASFYNPLIYFGLSSKFRKDVSILLPCARDTKDTVKLKRFKPKADAHGRPAAAGGKLKVPPNRPEKKYQPYPAPSPDGAVGSPPCTPPPANKEVFYIEVPRPSETGSEFECERL
- the LOC125004797 gene encoding opsin-5-like isoform X2; amino-acid sequence: MSFSGAAGRALPWRNHSFILGGGRDPPLSDQGETIIGVYLLLLGWLSWFGNSIVLFVLYRQRASLQPTDYLTFNLAVSDASISVFGYSRGIIEIFNVFQDSGYLISSIWTCQVDGFFTLVFGLSSINTLTVISVTRYIKGCHPSKARHINRTSVFVCLLLIWITAGFWSGAPLFGWGGYKDRGYGTCEIDWTKANYSSVYRSYIICIFIFCFFVPVLIMLFCYVSIIKTVKRGNALSSEGDLTDRQRKIERDVTIVSIVICTAFILAWSPYAVVSMWSAFGFHVPNLTSIFTRLFAKSASFYNPLIYFGLSSKFRKDVSILLPCARDTKDTVKLKRFKPKADAHGRPAAAGGKLKVPPNRPEKKYQPYPAPSPDGAVGSPPCTPPPANKEVFYIEVPRPSETGSEFECERL